The window CACAATCAAAATGTTTGTATTGATCAGTACACAAGACAAGCTAAGCCTACCCCAATTCAAACATGTATCATCAACAACCCATCAACAGATTAAACTAGCCAAGCATGTTCCTTAGCCACAGCAGTTAGTCCTCCACTCTTCGAAACTACACAGTCGAGTCATGCTTGTTCTTGGATTGATGAGGGGGGAAACAATGGTTATGaatacttggaaaaaaaagtaaaaatcatTTGTATATATCCCACTCCATATATGGTAGCTTTTCATGCGAAGCATATCTCTGAAACCACGAAATTTGCtggcttgcattttttttttttttgctgtaacGTGTAATGCAGTTCATGgccagaagaaagaaagaaaaagtttacAAAAAGCATTATGCCTAAAACAGTAGAAAACCAAGAACCAGAAACCTATCTTTGTAGGATTGGTTTGGTGTTCATTTGCTGTCCTTATTTGGAATTGAGTTGTTGGGCTATATATGCACAATATCTGATGTATAATCATAGATTGTGCATTACTAGCCTGCATACCAAGAAGGGAGACTTGTAGTGATAATATTTTGCGAGTAAGAGGAAAATAATGGAGCTTTCAATGGGGAACAATGGTGGCGCTTCGGGCGATGAACATGAAGCAGCTTCTAACTCTAGAAATCAGGGAAAGAAGGCTTACCATCGCCATTCTAATCAACAGATTCATCAGCTTGAAAAGTACAAGACTAGCATCACTCTCTTTTCAAGGACTTTGTTTTATGTTCTTtaagcaaaatataaaaacaagattttgatctttatatgttgcatttgttgttgttttttatatggtttttgtttggctATTTTGATATGTTCTTCCGATTGATTCATAGCTTCACCATCCATTGATTACTGTGAAGCTTCTGTTGATGTTCACGAGGAAATCTataaattttggtgtttttcaCTCTTGGCTTGCTCTTTGTTGGTAAGGTCTTCATTATTGAGCGGCTTTTGGATAAAGTCATTTCACTCGACATGAGAggtctattttatttatctgtGAATGGAAGAGGATTTTcccattttttccctttttcagATTGCTGATGGTGTTTTTGATGGAGATTGTTTACTTCTTCTGTTGATGCATTCATTTTTGTCTGGATAAATCAATTTTCCTATGTGCTAGTTCGGTCCTTGATTGTGTTGTTTGGATTGCTTGCTTCCTTAATTCATTCACTTGGCTTATTAATGTCAGAACtttttttcatggatttttAATATGCATCCTGTAAGAATATTTGATGTTCCTTCAAAAAGGTCCGTCCTTCCACCCCCCACCTTCATTTTCTGCGTTTGAAGTTTGTGGTTTTGTTACTCTGATGAAGATTTTTCAAGGAATGTCCACATCCGGATGAAAACCAGCGGCGCCAGTTGAGTAGGGAATTAGGGCTTGAGGCTAAACAGATCAAGTTCTGGTTTCAAAACAAAAGGACTCAGAAAAAGGTACTCGTGATTTCTTGGTCTAAAACCTTGTGTTCGAATACATTGTATCCCTTAATAATGCACTGATGCTTTTGCACCTTCTGATCCATTTCGCAGGCGCAGAGTGAGCGAGCAGATAATTCAGTTCTTCGGTTAGAAAATGAGAGGATTCAATGTGAAAATCTGGCAATCATAGAGGCACTGAAGAATGTGATCTGCCCAGCTTGTGGAGGTCCTCCCTTCGGAGAAGAAGAACGCCAACGTAGTTTGCAGAAACTAAAGCAGGAAAATGCTCGGTTGAAAGAAGAGGCTAGTTTGGATTATTTCAACGAAGTTCCCTTTCTAAATATCTCCTCGTTCTCTATTAGGCCTTTGCTTTTTAATGATCCATAAATGTTTCTGTTTCGAGAGtcttaatgatttatttatttatttatgattattatgatTGTTGTGCAGCATGAAAAGGTATCCACCCTTCTTACCAAGTACATAGGAAAATCGATTTCACAGATTGATTCGTTGACACCTGGCGCTGGATCTTCACATGGCGTATTGACAACAAACCCTGGCATTGATCTGGAACGGAATCCAGGACTGGACAACAGTCAGTTGGTCTATAAACGTAGAGGAATTCTAGATATGGAAAAGGCACTCATGGCTGAGACTGCTGCCAGTGCAGCAGATGAGTTGGTCAGGCTTTTGCGAGTTAATGAGCCTCTGTGGATCAAGTCCCCATCTGATGGAAGATACATCCTTGATCGTGTCGGCTATGAGAAACTATACCCCAGGGACAGTCACTTCAAAAGTTCTAATGCTCGTGTCGAATCATCCAAGGATTCAGCAATGGTGATCATGCCTGGAATGGACCTGGTTGACATGTTTTTGGATCCAGTTAGTGCGCTCTTACTTTCCACACTGTAAGATCAGACCATATTCTGTTGCTAAAGAGGAAAACAATTTTAACTATTTGCTTTGATTTTACAGAATAAATGGATGGATCTTTTTCCGACAATTGTTACCAAGGCCAGGACAATTCTATTACTTGAAGCTGGAACTGTAGGAAACCGAAATGGTTCCTTGCAGATGGTATGTTGAGTAGCTAATAAATCTCTATCATTCCTTAAATTTTGTCAGGTCTTGAGCTGTGTATTAATGAAGTGAAATGCAGATGTATGAACAAATGCACATACTGTCGCCCTTGGTTCCACCTAGGGAGTTTTACTTCCTTCGTCTTTGTCAGCAACTTGAGCCTGGGGAGTGGGTGGTAGCAGATATATCGTATGACTTCATGAGAGATGGCTCCCCTTCCCGCGCTTGGCGGCTTCCTTCTGGATGCATGATCCAAGATAAGTCTAATGGATGTTCCAAGGTAAGTAGTTACTGCATCACAATACCCGAAATGATCAAATGATTGAGCAAGTGTCACTTCTGCGAATTACTTGTTCTAGATTAACCATAGTACCATGCTTGTTCATAGCACAGATTAGGGCTGATTGTGGCCGAGTTACTGTTATCAAATGTTACCGATTCTGACGAACAACGACCAAGTTCTGATGCACATTTGTCAATTAATCAATGAACTATAAAAGGAATGGAGCCTGGCATCTCTATCCTCTTGTTTACAGAATATTTTGACGTCTGCATTCAGTGTAATGTTCATATTAATTAATGAGCATGGCTATTATAAATGTTTCGTAGATGCAATATCTAAAACAAGCATATCTGCAGACCCCCATTTATTCGATACCAATTTTTTCATCGCTGATAATGTCATGTACAGGATGATCTTTTTCTGTCATAAGCACTAAGCAAGCATTTGTATGCATCTCCATGAGCTACCAACAAACGATGACTTAAAGATTGCAAGACTAGTTTAGCATAGAATCATTGCATAATATTAGTATATCTGAAATTGTCCAACAATAATTTATGTCAATTTTAAGTGAATCGTGTGTGAGACTGATTTTGCATCACACAAACTTGATAGGTAACTTGGGTAGAACATGTGGAGGTGGATGATAGAACTCAAACTCATCGCCTTTACAGAGATCTCATATGCGGAAGATCTGCTTATGGAGCAGAACGATGGATTGCTAGTCTCCGGAGGATTTGCGAGAGGTTAGCTTTCTACAAGGAGGAAACTGCAGCTGCTCGAGAATTTGGAGGAGGTGacaataatcatttttttgcCTTTCCATTTCTTTGACACCCATTTTATGCAATACTGTGGAGCTTTAACATCTTCCATTGCTCAGTGATCACTTCACCTGAGGGTAGAAAGAGCATAGTAAACCTAGCCCACAGGATGGTGAAGATCTTTTTTGCAAGTTTGGGCATGTCAGGAAAACTGGATTTCCCTCAACTCTCTGAAGTGCACAATAGTGGGGTTCGGGTAGCTATTCGTAAGAACACAGAACAAGGGCAGCCGATTGGCATGGTTGTTAGTGCTGCTACTTCTCTCTGGCTTCCACTCTCACCTCAGAATGTGTTTAACTTCTTCAAAGATGAGAAATCACGAATTCAGGTTTATGAAAAGTAGAATGATTCATTCTGTGATCAATAAATACGTACATATTTCACTCATTCGGATATTTATAGCAATGTAACAAATGGTATTTCGTGTCATTGTCTCTAACAGTGGGATATTCTGTCCAATAGCAATCCTGTGCATGTGATTTCACACATTTCCAATGGGACTAATCCAGGGAACTGCATATCCATTACTCACGTAatttctcttcctttctctccTATTCTGATGCAGTATAAACTATAGCCAAAAGGCTTACAGCAACAATGTATTGATTCATTTTCAGTAAGTTTACTTGTGAAgttctttgattgtttttcctttcaaattaaAGCAGCCTTTCATTCCTACTGAGAACAACATGCTGATACTTCAAGAGAGCTGCACGGACTCTTCAGGATCAATGGTGGTATATGCTCCACTTGACATTCCAGCCATGAACATGGTGATAGGCGGTGCAGACTCATCGATCATTCCCATACTTCCATCAGGTTTTGTAATATCTGGCGATGGCCGTCCAGACACAGGAGGGGACAGTTCTACTTCCACAAGTTCTACTGGGGCAGACTCAGGAGGTTCACTTCTTACAGTAGCCTTCCAAATTCTGGTCGCTGGCCCTAATGTCACATCCTCTACAGAACTCAACATGGAATCTGTGGCAACAGTCAATACCCTTATCAGCACCACGGTTCTCAAAATTAAGGCTGCTTTGAATTGCTCTAATTTGGGTTAAGCATTGGTGGTGCTGTTGTTGAGAGATTAGTTTCTTATCATATGATTCTGCCTGGAAactgaaacacaaaaaaataatcagctGCTACTTCTGCTCAACTTTTGGCTGCCGTCTAGTTGTTTTAAAACACTTTCATCTCCAGGATGATGGTCTTGCATTGCAAGAGAAAgacattgagttttttttttctttgatggatGATGgggatgttttatttatttattttctttctttcttatatatcctctctttaattaattatttgtgtttatttatttgaaaatatttcatGCTATATTTAGCATCAATAGAGACAAACCATTGattaatatttcttataatGCAAAGGATTTAATACTTAAGGAAATTTGTTACCATCAAAATGCTTTTATAAATCATTTGTAATACTGTTTTGCACTTGAAATTTTGaacactttcaaaaaaaaaatatatatcctgATGGACTTCTTAGAAGAGTAAGAGACTTCAATAAAGATTAATTTCCAAATCCCATTAAAAGGGATTGCTAATGGCAAATCGCATAGTCACCTGCAGAAGcacaaaaatataagaacaaatTTTGAATccataaactaaattaaaactgGTTGCATTCATCTTTTGTTCCTCCATGCAGTATTCGTTCTTGTTTCTAATCAGATGGTTTAAGATTTCTGAAGCACTAAGTCAAGGATATAACACGCTACAAGACTTCAATTCCAtgcattttcatgtttaaaacCAGAACAGagtataacaaaaataaaatcctgaAGTCAAAGTTTACAATGAGAACCATAAATAGGATACTCAAATCAACAACAGCACCGAGGTTCCCTAGTTGGCAACAAACACGTACTCTTTACCCTGCAAGGTTATAAGGAAATACAAAGGACATAAGAGCTAAAGTACCAGAGGAGCACAAATTACTTCTTAATATCACAAGGATAAAACAAAAGCAACATCATAGCATCAACCCGTGACAATAAAGCATCAAGCTTGCCACTGTTCTTTAGAGATGGGAACACATCACCATGTCCAGGAGGCTACATGCATAAATAGAAGTTTTCAGAACAGCAAGCAAGAAGATAACACGTTGATAagattataaattaaactataCACTCAAACCTACTCCTTGCACTGTACAATTCCTAACTTTTTTTAGGTGTTATTTTACTTTCATTTCTGAATTTTAAGAAATTGCCCATGTTGGATCCcactaaaaaaatttctttctttaagaGGGACAAACCTTGATCAGACACCATCAGCTTCCAAAAATTTGAGTAACAGATAACATTAAAGATATGCCAAAGTAAGATTGGATACACAATCTTCCAATTGTGGCATACTTTCATCTCTGGCCAGTGATCCAGACACTCTATGCTAAGTTACACTCATCGCTCAGTTTTCAATAAACAGCTAAAAGTATAACAGGCATGTCTTTGTCACATATCATAAGGAAAGGAAGTGATTTGTGAGAGCATTAGTATGCAAGTATTGGAGTTACTTTCTGGATTTTACACATGTCAGAAAAGCAAAATTGATTTGGAGAAGTTTATACAGCTCAGAAGTTGGTAAATAAATAAACGACTTGATATGCATCCAAATAGTCCCTTACATAAGACTCTAGAAGTAGGAGGTGGAATAGATTGATAGAAGTTCACAAGCTCAGAACAGCAGGTAAATAGAAGAGTTTTCAACTCAACTTTCTTAATCAGAATTCACAGAAGTTCAAGCTCTCCCCTAGTTTTACAACATATTCAAACTCATAAGCATCTGGTGCCAAATATATTATCATCAGAGTGCAtctgataaatatataattatatagtgCATGCAAAATGGTAAAAATTGACTGAAAGATATTCATTGAACTTCATATagtaaaatatagaaatttgaAACTATACCATCCATCCTTGTCAGTTAGTCCTTTTGAAGGCATTGGCACAAAATCATCAGCAACCAGAAGAGGATATTGGCTCTGTGTAATTCCAAAGGGGAAAAGGCAAATTTGTTGTTTAACATTTTCAGCAAAGCAAAAcgcagatattaaaagaaaccaaTCAAATAGTAGTATCACAAACCTGATTAAAGGTGTGAATCTCAATATTTGAGTTTAAGTGCTTCTCAATAATCTAAGTTGGACAGCAACTGGTGTTACTATACAAGTAAAATCTAGCAAGGACAAGAGAAAGAGCAGGAGAAAAAGGTAAGGATCAGGCACCTTCTGTGTATCATCATGAGTGTTGAATGAGTTCATTAGAAACAAGGGAACGCTGCACCCATATTTGTTGTTAAGATTCTGCAGCAACTTTAACAGTTAGTTCCATGCAACAACAGaaccaaatcaaaatcaaagcaGAACAGAACAGAAGAGACAAACACTCACCTCAATCTGGATGACAATAAGGTCAAGAAATGTCAGTCCATTACGAACTTCAATGCCAGAACGGTGAAACACAACAGCATAAATCAATTTCAATGTCATATATATCTCCTAAACCTCCATTCTGCTCCACAGACAAAAGGGTAAAtcatttcagccaaaaaaaaacaacaaccatcACACTAGTCACCAATCTGACAttcaccttcttcttttttccctagCAATTTGACAGCATAACAAACAAAAGATTACACATTTAGGACCAGTGCATCCCATTGTTGTCCCCAAACCAAACCTCCATTAACCTGCAAAACAACAAGCTTGTCAAAAAGCTTCTTGGTTTCCTCTGGGTCtgcaacaaaatcaaatcactTTAAGCAACAACCACACAAGTTTGGCTAAaaataatgcaataaaaattCAGATCATTATCAATTACCCTCAGGAGCTGACTCCAAGGTATCATATGGAACCACTACTTCATCAGTAGGTGTCTGAATCTTACTCCACTCAACTCGCCGCGCTTCCCCACTTTCACAcacaaaatcaatcaataaataattcaataaattccAAATCTCagattcataacaaaaaaaaaagagcaattatCCAAATACCAAAAACAATCTCCATCACATTGCGCTTAGCACTAATACAAATATCACAGTCATATAAAACAgaattattccttttttttcatttttgagcaacaaaatcaatttttttaacggGAGTTGGTTGAAGAATAATGAATTACATATGATAGCAAGAGATGAGGATGAAGAATGTTTTCTCACTCTCACTGCACCAAATCTcgaaacaaaattaagaaattgtAAGTAGATCTGAGAACGTAATTACTTTGATTAGTGAGATTAGCAAGAAATGAAGGAGTGAATAAAGCAAAAGAACATAACAAGATTTAATGACAACCAAGTAAACCCGAAAATCATCtatgaattttaaaacaacacctaaaattatttgtgtattaatattaattgatgaCTTGATAGGAGAGAAACTTAGGACccacaataataataagaaagaaTGCAACATTGTCTCGACTCTAGAGTCAATAAAAACAGTGAAGCATGGCTAATCAGTTCTTGAATATCTTTTATTCATGTGCTATAGGGATTTTGCACTGTACATTCTAGACTACTAAACTAAGCAGTCAAGCCCTAGTACTTTTATAATTTCAGCAACGTTGATtcctattttctattttatcaaCTCTTTAAGGTGTGGGGCATAAACAAAGTGGGAATCCAAAAGAGATCAGTTGAAATTGGAAGGAGTAAATGTTGTACTCTGAGTCTTGTTGGTTTCACAAGTTTGCAGCTTTTCCCGCTTAAAAAGCTTGCTCATAAtctttagttttattgatgaaacTATAGCAAAAACATCACAGAGAAATTCACATGAGAGAAACAGAGGAGGCTAAGTAAGTGGCTTATGTTACTCGCAAAAGGAGGAAAAATAGAGGTTTGCTGCTGTGGAGGTACTTGGAGGTCTTACTggttatgcaaaaaaaataaattgatgccCTTTTATGCATTAAGATTTTGAACAAGTCAAAATGGAAGAGGTGTACATCACAACAGCAACAAGGAAAATTAAAGAAGTCAAGTTTACTTTGGAAAGATTGATCCATTGGCATCCAGGAAAACTGGCTTCCAACCTGCCTtctcctattttatttttctagaaaactTAGCAATGAAGGATCATACTGAGTGCTGAACATATTCACTGGTCAATTTGCTAAAACAACCACACTGGAGAATCTCTGATTTATTCACACACAAATGATATCCACTAtccaattataataaaaattagattaaaactTCACCATCGAATTCCAATTGCCTGTTTGCTATGTCATATCATCAAACATCACGAAATTCAGCTGTACAACACTAAAAATGAAGATCCGATGCTCTTTCATGGAAATACACCATACATATTCAACCATGAAAACACATATTACCAACTTTGCAAACAGAACAAAGGATCCCAAAACCAAAAtaagaaacacaaaataatcCAAACGCACCAGGGCTGTTTGCGTatttatttgtttctcatttGCAGAATTGGGGGTAGCATCCACTTGCATCCATAAGGCAACAGTAATTGAGAACATTCTACATACAATAGCACTTAAATTATGTCTTGTTTGCTTTaagaaaagcatttttgaaGTTACCCAAGATGATGACAATTTTACACAAGTTTAATCACTAATGAGAAAATTGAATAGGTTCATCACTTTAACTCAATTTCACACATATTTATTGACAAACATAAATGTGCATGTATAACCCAGAAAGCTGAATGCTAGTCCAAAACAGGTATTATGATTTGTGAAACAAAAGCAAGTAACTGGTGTCATTGTCAAGTTTTTGACAAGACTGAACTAACAATATAGTAACCAAGATTTTGACAAGACTGAACTAGCAATAAAATAACTAGAGAAGAAAAAAGCTACCTAATATTTGCAGTGTGAATTAGCAGCATGAAAAATTGACATAAGCCTTTTTCACCATGACGACTTCACGTAAGCCTAGATACTTCTTCAGAACAAGATTGTCTTCATTAGATAACAGATCTTCTATCAAGCTGTGGTTCCCGCATCTGCAATGAAACCTCTGTCTCTCATTTCACCGATAAGATGCACTGCCCTTGATTCATCCTTGTGCTGGAGAAATCCTCGGATAATAACATTATAAGAAAATTCATCTGGAGGGCAGCCATCGTCTTCCATATTTCGGAAAGCTTCTAATGCTTCATCTAACAACCCTTCTTTACAAAGTCCATTTATTATTGTAGTGTATATCTGAACATTAGGCTGCAACCCTTTGACAAAGAGTTCTGAAAACAGTTCCCTTGCATCTTTAAGATTCCCGGATTTGCACATGGCATTAACTAGGATGTTATACATCACCAAATTAGGCTTCAAGTAAGTACTTTGCATTGCTCGAAACAATCTCAATGCCTTACCAAGATACCCTTGTTTGCAAAAGCCATCAAGCAATATTGCGTAAGTATATAAATTTGGGAGGTTTCCATTAGTGTGCATATTCTTGAAAAGATCTTGTGCTTCCCTAAGTCTGCCTAATTGGCATAATCCATGAATAAGAGTGTTGTAACTAACATTGTTCGGAGTTGAGCCTTGATgaatcatttcattaaaaagtTGCTTGGCCTCATCTATCCTTTTGGCCTTACAATATCCGTTAATTAAGATGCTGTAACTAAAAACATCAGGTTTACAACCCTTGGTTATCATAACATCGAAAAGCTTTCTAGCTTCAACAACTTCCGTCCACATGGAATATCCATACATCAAAGAATTGTAAGTCACTACATCAGGCTCCACACCCATTTCAGTCATTGTTTTTAACACACCTTCAGCCGCTAAAACCTTGCCTTCTTTACAAAATGTATCAACTAGCACGTTGAAGGTGACAACATTTGGCATGATATTCAAATTCGTCATTTCATTTAGCAATGCCGAAGCCTCCTTCCATCGGCTGAAATTGCATAAGCCCTGGATCAGAGAGGTGTAAGTGAAAATTGTTGGGGAAATGTCTTTAGCCTTCATATCAGAGAAGATATCTAAAGCCTCATTCACCCGCCTGTATTTGCAAAGACTGTGGATGAGTGTACTGTATGTCACCACATTCAGCTGGCAGCCTGCCTCTTCCATTTTCTTAAACAATCCAGCAGCCAGTGCAGTTTCCCCAATCTTACATAAGCCATTGATAATCGTAGTATAAGTGTAGTCATCAGGTTGACACCCTCTTGCCACCATGTCATCAAATAATTCCACGGCTTGGGCAAATTTACCCACCTTACCGAGCCCATTGATTAAGGTGGTAAATGTGACAATGGTGGGTTGAAGACCAAGTTTAATGCCTTTGGCCAAGACAGAGAACCCAAGATCAATACGTTGCAACTGGCAGAAGcaattaatcaagatattaaGCGTACAAGTATTAGGAGAGAGCCCAGCTAATTCCATTTGTTTGGAAAGAGAAATCACAGCATCGTAATGCTGTCTCATTTTGACAATTGCAGATAATAATTGATTGAATTGGATGATACAAGGCAGGGGTTTCCTATGAAGCATTTGATTGAAAGAAGCAAGGGCAACATCAATGTttctgaaagaagaagaagcatcatcatttttgtgtttatatctactgctactgctactgTTACTGCTAGATGAAGAAATGGAGTTGGAGTGGTTGCTAGACAACAGTGATGGAAGAATCATACCCATTATTTTCATTTGGCATCGCTGAATTTGGGACCCAATAAAGAAGGCTTCTGAACCTCGAAGTCTGACTGCCGTGACCGCCATCATCATCGGCCTTCCTCTGTGTTTTTCCTTCTCGTTGTGGTCTCGTTTTTTATCGACCAAAACGACAGAGACACTTTGTAACAAATCTGGAAGATTGAAGAAAGGGACTTGGGGAGGCAGCAGCGTCTCCCTCTAAAACCACGTGGGAATGAACGGTTGGGACTTGGGATCATGCT of the Populus nigra chromosome 7, ddPopNigr1.1, whole genome shotgun sequence genome contains:
- the LOC133700123 gene encoding homeobox-leucine zipper protein ROC8-like, whose protein sequence is MELSMGNNGGASGDEHEAASNSRNQGKKAYHRHSNQQIHQLEKFFKECPHPDENQRRQLSRELGLEAKQIKFWFQNKRTQKKAQSERADNSVLRLENERIQCENLAIIEALKNVICPACGGPPFGEEERQRSLQKLKQENARLKEEHEKVSTLLTKYIGKSISQIDSLTPGAGSSHGVLTTNPGIDLERNPGLDNSQLVYKRRGILDMEKALMAETAASAADELVRLLRVNEPLWIKSPSDGRYILDRVGYEKLYPRDSHFKSSNARVESSKDSAMVIMPGMDLVDMFLDPNKWMDLFPTIVTKARTILLLEAGTVGNRNGSLQMMYEQMHILSPLVPPREFYFLRLCQQLEPGEWVVADISYDFMRDGSPSRAWRLPSGCMIQDKSNGCSKVTWVEHVEVDDRTQTHRLYRDLICGRSAYGAERWIASLRRICERLAFYKEETAAAREFGGVITSPEGRKSIVNLAHRMVKIFFASLGMSGKLDFPQLSEVHNSGVRVAIRKNTEQGQPIGMVVSAATSLWLPLSPQNVFNFFKDEKSRIQWDILSNSNPVHVISHISNGTNPGNCISITHPFIPTENNMLILQESCTDSSGSMVVYAPLDIPAMNMVIGGADSSIIPILPSGFVISGDGRPDTGGDSSTSTSSTGADSGGSLLTVAFQILVAGPNVTSSTELNMESVATVNTLISTTVLKIKAALNCSNLG
- the LOC133698249 gene encoding pentatricopeptide repeat-containing protein At1g62930, chloroplastic-like isoform X1; protein product: MMMAVTAVRLRGSEAFFIGSQIQRCQMKIMGMILPSLLSSNHSNSISSSSSNSSSSSRYKHKNDDASSSFRNIDVALASFNQMLHRKPLPCIIQFNQLLSAIVKMRQHYDAVISLSKQMELAGLSPNTCTLNILINCFCQLQRIDLGFSVLAKGIKLGLQPTIVTFTTLINGLGKVGKFAQAVELFDDMVARGCQPDDYTYTTIINGLCKIGETALAAGLFKKMEEAGCQLNVVTYSTLIHSLCKYRRVNEALDIFSDMKAKDISPTIFTYTSLIQGLCNFSRWKEASALLNEMTNLNIMPNVVTFNVLVDTFCKEGKVLAAEGVLKTMTEMGVEPDVVTYNSLMYGYSMWTEVVEARKLFDVMITKGCKPDVFSYSILINGYCKAKRIDEAKQLFNEMIHQGSTPNNVSYNTLIHGLCQLGRLREAQDLFKNMHTNGNLPNLYTYAILLDGFCKQGYLGKALRLFRAMQSTYLKPNLVMYNILVNAMCKSGNLKDARELFSELFVKGLQPNVQIYTTIINGLCKEGLLDEALEAFRNMEDDGCPPDEFSYNVIIRGFLQHKDESRAVHLIGEMRDRGFIADAGTTA
- the LOC133698249 gene encoding pentatricopeptide repeat-containing protein At1g62930, chloroplastic-like isoform X2; translation: MPNENNGNIDVALASFNQMLHRKPLPCIIQFNQLLSAIVKMRQHYDAVISLSKQMELAGLSPNTCTLNILINCFCQLQRIDLGFSVLAKGIKLGLQPTIVTFTTLINGLGKVGKFAQAVELFDDMVARGCQPDDYTYTTIINGLCKIGETALAAGLFKKMEEAGCQLNVVTYSTLIHSLCKYRRVNEALDIFSDMKAKDISPTIFTYTSLIQGLCNFSRWKEASALLNEMTNLNIMPNVVTFNVLVDTFCKEGKVLAAEGVLKTMTEMGVEPDVVTYNSLMYGYSMWTEVVEARKLFDVMITKGCKPDVFSYSILINGYCKAKRIDEAKQLFNEMIHQGSTPNNVSYNTLIHGLCQLGRLREAQDLFKNMHTNGNLPNLYTYAILLDGFCKQGYLGKALRLFRAMQSTYLKPNLVMYNILVNAMCKSGNLKDARELFSELFVKGLQPNVQIYTTIINGLCKEGLLDEALEAFRNMEDDGCPPDEFSYNVIIRGFLQHKDESRAVHLIGEMRDRGFIADAGTTA
- the LOC133698249 gene encoding pentatricopeptide repeat-containing protein At1g62930, chloroplastic-like isoform X3 → MMMAVTAVRLRGSEAFFIGSQIQRCQMKIMGIKLGLQPTIVTFTTLINGLGKVGKFAQAVELFDDMVARGCQPDDYTYTTIINGLCKIGETALAAGLFKKMEEAGCQLNVVTYSTLIHSLCKYRRVNEALDIFSDMKAKDISPTIFTYTSLIQGLCNFSRWKEASALLNEMTNLNIMPNVVTFNVLVDTFCKEGKVLAAEGVLKTMTEMGVEPDVVTYNSLMYGYSMWTEVVEARKLFDVMITKGCKPDVFSYSILINGYCKAKRIDEAKQLFNEMIHQGSTPNNVSYNTLIHGLCQLGRLREAQDLFKNMHTNGNLPNLYTYAILLDGFCKQGYLGKALRLFRAMQSTYLKPNLVMYNILVNAMCKSGNLKDARELFSELFVKGLQPNVQIYTTIINGLCKEGLLDEALEAFRNMEDDGCPPDEFSYNVIIRGFLQHKDESRAVHLIGEMRDRGFIADAGTTA